In candidate division KSB1 bacterium, the genomic window GCCGGCATGAACACCCATATACAAAGTTGATGCGCCAACCGACGCTGCAAATGCAGCTCCTGAAGATATGAACACCAAGTTTCGGAAAGGAACAACCGTTAAACGCATGGATGGATCCGTGTAATGACCTTCCGGGATTTCCACTTCGTCGATATCTGTAAGTGCATTGCCTTTTACGGATGAAAAAATGTTTGAAAGATCCAGATGGTGTAACGGTATTTTGTAAAACTCAGCTATTTTTTTTGCAGCTTGTTTTTCTCGCTGGTGCCTTTGTCCATAATAAAAATGAATGGCATTTACCCCTTTACCATCATTTTCATCAATAACCTTGGCCAAAATGGTCGAAGAATCCAGCCCGCCGCTGAGAATGACCAAATGTTGAAATTTGTCCATTCAACTACACTCCCCGCCTATTCTCCCAAATTAGCGTATGCAATCTTGGGATTAAGCGAAGGCCATTCTCTTTACAAATTTCAACGTAGCTGGATAATCCATCGACCTGGGATTCTTTGGTTACTCCTTCCGGCATAATGATCATTTTCTCCCGGGGGATAAAATCAAAATCAGTAAATATCTCATCAAAATCAGTTTTATTTGTGATTACAAATTTAAAGAAGGTGCGGAATCCGGAATCAGGCGATGCCAGAAGTTCAAGTATTTCCCTGCAAAATCTTTTCTCTTTCGGCACATCTGAGTTTGCAAGCTTAGGCGAAACATTGAGTTGAATATTTGTCTTGAATTCTGTAAGAGCATGGGGGAAAATCGTACCATTTGTTTCTATCTCATAATGTACTAAAATTTCTCTCTCACGTAAAAGCTGGATTATTTTTTTTATCTGTTCTTGTTGAAGGAGGGGTTCACCCCCGGTAATAACGACAATGGGTGCGGAAACCGCAGCCTGAATATGACCGGCTATTTCATCTACAAGATCTGAAACCTGGTAACGTTTGAAATCTTTATTTTGTCCGGGCTTCCAGGTATAAGGAGTATCACACCAGGAACAAGTAAGATTGCATCCCTGCAAACGAACAAATAAAGCCGGAGTGCCAATACTAACACCTTCTCCCTGTACCGAATAAAAAATTTCACTTATATTAATGGTCATTTATAATACCGGTTGAATACATATTGCAAGCAGAAATAAATTACGGATCTATCTCATTCCCTTCTGCATCAAGATAACCAATTTCTCCAATATTCAATTCATTTAATCCGGGTTCAATTTTTTCTCTTTCTCCCACAACTACAATCTGAATCTCATGTGGACGAATATGTTTTTTGGCAACCTCGATCACATCTTCCGGCGTTATCGATTCTATTTGCGGTATATACTCTTCCAATGTGTTTTGAGCCAGGTTATAGGTTACCATTTCAACAAAATTTCCGGCAATTTTTCCGATGGTTTCGAACTCACGCGGATAGCTTAAAATTAAATTGTTCTTTGTATCTTTGATCTCATCTTCTGTCACTGGTTTTTCTCCACGAATTCCTCGAAATTCTTTAAGCAATTCCGTAATACTTTCAGCAGTGTTTTCAGTATGCACCGGTGCATAGGTTAGAAAGGGTCCAATCTCTTTGCGGAAATTAAACATCGACCTGGCCCCATAAGTAAATCCTTTGTCTTCCCGCAAATTCATATTAATTCGACTGGTAAATTTTCCACCTAACAATGTATTCATTACATCCAATTTATAATAATCAGGACTATTACGCGGCTGGCCGTAATGTCCCATACAAATGATGGATTGCACTGCCCCTGGCTTATCGACGATATAGATTTTAGATTTTTCAATCGGCTGGAATGGTGGAATCTCAGTTAAAGGCAAATCAGTCATTTGCCAATTCCCGAAAATCTTTTCCATATTTTGTACAACCTGGTTTTTGTCGATATCTCCCACAACAATTAAAACAGCATTGTTGGGACGATAATAATTCTGGTAGAATTCTTTGAGATTCTCCGTTGAAATTGCCTGGATGGATTCTTCTGTTCCGCTGCCTGTATAAGATTGACCATATGGGTGTGTATTGCCATACAACTTGCGTAGAAAAGCTTTTACGGAAGAAATAAAGGGCTCATTCTTTTCCTGCATGATGCGAGCCAAATAATCCTTTTTCTTTCGGGTAAGTTCTTCATCAGGAAAAATCGGATTGAGAATCACATCAGAATAAATATCAAGTCCTTTATCAAGATGTCTTTTTAACACATTCAGAGAAACTCCACTGGAATCAAAACTAGAGCTTGAGCTTAAAACCGCACCGATTGATTTCAGATCTTGGGATATTTGTAGCGTGCTGCGATTTGAAGTGCCTTCATCTAGAAGGTCAGAAGTCAGGTTCGATACGCCCGGTTTGGCAGGATCGTCGGCATCCCATCCTGTTTTCAAGACAAGACTAAACTGGACCAGAGGTAGATTATTACGCTCAACCACAATTAGTTTTAATCCATTTGTAAGCTCAACTTCTTCGAAATGGGGTATTTTGAGCTTAGGGATTTCTCTGCCAGTCGGTTTTATATTTCTATCGATTCTGGAATTTGTTTTAGCCTTGAGACTGTTTTCAGGATCTACATGAAGCACAACTTGTCGATCTGTCCGGATAAACTCCCTGGCGTAGGATTGGACAGATTCGGCGGTAACATTCGCATAACGGTTCAGATCATCTTGAAAATAATTTGGCTCGCCAATAAACATGTTATATTGATTCAACAGATCTGCTTTGCCTCCGAAACCACCAACCGATTGCAGTAACCGGATATAACGCGCTTCCCAACCGTTAATAACGGTTTCCACTTCCTGTTTTGAGGGAGGTGTTTGCAGAATATTTTGCATTTCCGTTTCAATGGCAGTTTCTATTTCAACATTTGAATGACCCGGCTTGGCAGTGACAATAACCTCAAAAATACTACCAATTTCATTAGAACTTTGAACAGCACCCACATCTTGTGCGATCTGCTTTTCATAAACCAGGCTTTTGTAAAGGCGGGAATTTTTCCCACTGCTAAGAATATTCGCCAGGGTATCTAACTCAGCATCGCCATCTTTGAACAATGGAGGAGTATGCCAGGCCATATAAATCCGCGGTAACGCGACTCGATCCCGCATCTCCATTCGTTTTTTGCCATCTATTTTTGGGATCCAGGTTTTGATTCTTTCTAACGGCGGTCCTGGCGGGATATCGCCAAAATACTGTTCTACCCAATCTTTAGCCCTGGCAGGTTCAAAATCTCCTGCAATACATAAACTGGCATTATTAGGGGTGTAAAACCGCTGGAAGAACGCTTTTACATCATCTAGTGTTGCGGCTGTAATATCCTCCATGCTGCCGATAACCGGCCAGGAGTAGGGATGGTCATGGGGATACAACGCTTCAAGCATGGTTTCATAAACCCGGCCATACGGTTGATTTTCATAGCGCTGCCGCCGCTCGTTTTTAACCACCCCAATCTGGTTATCGAGTTTTTTCTGATCCATAGCCGGTAACAAAAAACCCATACGATCCGATTCCATCCATAACGCCAACTCGAGATAATTAGCCGGTAAATGCTCCCAATAATTGGTCCGGTCTTCGGAAGTCGATCCATTTAAATTTGCCCCTACCTTCTCCAATAACTCGAAATATTCATTGGGATTGTGCTTGGAACCTTCGAACATCATATGCTCAAAAAGGTGTGCGAACCCGGTTCGCCCGCGTTTCTCATTTTTTGAACCCACATGGTACCAAACATTTACAGCGACTGACGAGATCGAATGATCTTCATGAAGAATCACTTGCAGACCGTTTGGCAGTGTATATTTTTCAAAAGGGATTTCGGGGAGCTTCATTAACTTTCCTTAGTTAGGGTTTTCTTATAACCGGTAAACTGTTTAATAAGTGTTTCTACGAAAAAACACACATTCTGTCATTCCCGT contains:
- a CDS encoding 7-cyano-7-deazaguanine synthase translates to MDKFQHLVILSGGLDSSTILAKVIDENDGKGVNAIHFYYGQRHQREKQAAKKIAEFYKIPLHHLDLSNIFSSVKGNALTDIDEVEIPEGHYTDPSMRLTVVPFRNLVFISSGAAFAASVGASTLYMGVHAG
- a CDS encoding 7-carboxy-7-deazaguanine synthase QueE; translation: MTINISEIFYSVQGEGVSIGTPALFVRLQGCNLTCSWCDTPYTWKPGQNKDFKRYQVSDLVDEIAGHIQAAVSAPIVVITGGEPLLQQEQIKKIIQLLREREILVHYEIETNGTIFPHALTEFKTNIQLNVSPKLANSDVPKEKRFCREILELLASPDSGFRTFFKFVITNKTDFDEIFTDFDFIPREKMIIMPEGVTKESQVDGLSSYVEICKENGLRLIPRLHTLIWENRRGV
- a CDS encoding insulinase family protein, encoding MKLPEIPFEKYTLPNGLQVILHEDHSISSVAVNVWYHVGSKNEKRGRTGFAHLFEHMMFEGSKHNPNEYFELLEKVGANLNGSTSEDRTNYWEHLPANYLELALWMESDRMGFLLPAMDQKKLDNQIGVVKNERRQRYENQPYGRVYETMLEALYPHDHPYSWPVIGSMEDITAATLDDVKAFFQRFYTPNNASLCIAGDFEPARAKDWVEQYFGDIPPGPPLERIKTWIPKIDGKKRMEMRDRVALPRIYMAWHTPPLFKDGDAELDTLANILSSGKNSRLYKSLVYEKQIAQDVGAVQSSNEIGSIFEVIVTAKPGHSNVEIETAIETEMQNILQTPPSKQEVETVINGWEARYIRLLQSVGGFGGKADLLNQYNMFIGEPNYFQDDLNRYANVTAESVQSYAREFIRTDRQVVLHVDPENSLKAKTNSRIDRNIKPTGREIPKLKIPHFEEVELTNGLKLIVVERNNLPLVQFSLVLKTGWDADDPAKPGVSNLTSDLLDEGTSNRSTLQISQDLKSIGAVLSSSSSFDSSGVSLNVLKRHLDKGLDIYSDVILNPIFPDEELTRKKKDYLARIMQEKNEPFISSVKAFLRKLYGNTHPYGQSYTGSGTEESIQAISTENLKEFYQNYYRPNNAVLIVVGDIDKNQVVQNMEKIFGNWQMTDLPLTEIPPFQPIEKSKIYIVDKPGAVQSIICMGHYGQPRNSPDYYKLDVMNTLLGGKFTSRINMNLREDKGFTYGARSMFNFRKEIGPFLTYAPVHTENTAESITELLKEFRGIRGEKPVTEDEIKDTKNNLILSYPREFETIGKIAGNFVEMVTYNLAQNTLEEYIPQIESITPEDVIEVAKKHIRPHEIQIVVVGEREKIEPGLNELNIGEIGYLDAEGNEIDP